Within Candidatus Rokuibacteriota bacterium, the genomic segment AGCCAGAGTGCTCTCGCCGTCCCCGCGATCCCGGTCGGCAGGGCCAGCACGAGGACCACCAATATGACGCCCAGGGTGAGCTGCCAGTACACGGTGGCCCCGACGACGTAAGCCTTGAGGTAGTTGAACACCACCGCCCCCAGGATGGGGCCGGCGAAGGTCCGGAACCCCCCGAGGACGGTGAAGAAGACGATCTCGCCCGAGAAGGTCCAGTAGAGGATGTCCGGGGTCGTGAGCCCGTTGAGCGGCACCCAGAGGGTCCCGGCGACGCCCGTGAAGACCCCCGACACGAGGAAGGCGACCCACCGGTACTTGCGGACCTGCACCCCGACGAATTCGGCCCGCGTCTCGTTGTCCCGGATGGCCTGGAGGGCTTTCCCGAAGGGCGAGTTCACGATCACCCACATGATCGCGACGCAAACGAAGAAGACCGCGAGGATGTAGTAGTAGTAGCGATGCGACAGAAAATCGAGCTTCGCCTGCGCCGGGCCGACCAGCTCGCTGACCATCCCCCCGAGCAGCGTGGGCGTCGGAACCCGGAGCCCATCGGTTCCCCCGGTGACCCAGAAGAGCTTGAGGGCGAGGCTCCAGAGGACCTGCGAGAGGGCAAGGGCCAGGATCGCGAAGAAGATCCGGGTGTAGCGGACGCAGATGAACCCGAACACGGCGCTGACCAGCGCCGAGGCGAGGATTCCCCCGAGCAGGAAGATCTCCATGGAGCTGACGTGCGCGTACTTGACGAGGAACGCCGCGGCGTACGCCCCGACGCCGAAGTAGGCGGAATGCCCGAACGAGAGGAGGCCCGTGTA encodes:
- a CDS encoding branched-chain amino acid ABC transporter permease, producing the protein MKPIAAYVVPIAAMLVVLPYVIPPYQTILLSYGLIFAIAALGFNLLLGYTGLLSFGHSAYFGVGAYAAAFLVKYAHVSSMEIFLLGGILASALVSAVFGFICVRYTRIFFAILALALSQVLWSLALKLFWVTGGTDGLRVPTPTLLGGMVSELVGPAQAKLDFLSHRYYYYILAVFFVCVAIMWVIVNSPFGKALQAIRDNETRAEFVGVQVRKYRWVAFLVSGVFTGVAGTLWVPLNGLTTPDILYWTFSGEIVFFTVLGGFRTFAGPILGAVVFNYLKAYVVGATVYWQLTLGVILVVLVLALPTGIAGTARALWLRLGRAAA